A genome region from Pleurocapsa minor HA4230-MV1 includes the following:
- the tuf gene encoding elongation factor Tu: MARAKFERNKEHANIGTVGHVDHGKTTLTAAITLALAAMGGAKARNYEDIDAAPEEKARGITINTAHVEYETENRHYAHVDCPGHADYVKNMITGAAQMDGGILVVSAADGPMPQTREHILLAKQVGVPSLVVFMNKEDQVDDEELLELVELEIRELLSEYDFPGDDIPIVSGSALKAVEALAANPKLQKGEDKWVDKIHALMEQVDTYIPTPEREVDKPFLMAVEDVFSITGRGTVATGRIERGVVKVGETIAIIGIRDTRTAAVTGVEMFQKTLDQGMAGDNVGVLLRGIAKEDIERGMVLAKPGSITPHTEFEGEVYVLTKEEGGRHTPFFKNYRPQFYVRTTDVTGTITDYTSDDGSAVEMVMPGDRIKMSVELINPIAIEQGMRFAIREGGRTIGAGVVSKIIK, encoded by the coding sequence ATGGCACGCGCAAAGTTTGAACGTAATAAAGAACACGCTAATATTGGTACTGTAGGTCATGTAGACCATGGTAAAACTACTTTAACAGCAGCTATTACTCTAGCTTTGGCTGCTATGGGTGGTGCTAAAGCCAGAAACTACGAAGATATTGATGCTGCTCCTGAAGAAAAAGCTCGTGGGATCACGATTAATACTGCTCACGTTGAGTACGAAACTGAAAATCGTCATTATGCTCACGTAGACTGTCCTGGACACGCTGATTATGTCAAAAACATGATTACTGGTGCTGCTCAAATGGACGGCGGTATTTTGGTAGTATCTGCTGCTGATGGCCCTATGCCTCAAACTCGCGAACACATTCTATTAGCTAAACAAGTTGGTGTTCCTAGTTTGGTAGTTTTCATGAATAAAGAAGACCAAGTAGATGACGAAGAGCTACTAGAATTGGTTGAGCTAGAAATTCGTGAGCTATTGAGCGAATATGATTTTCCTGGTGATGATATTCCAATCGTTTCTGGTTCTGCTTTAAAAGCAGTGGAAGCTCTGGCTGCCAACCCTAAACTTCAAAAAGGAGAAGATAAGTGGGTTGATAAAATTCACGCTTTAATGGAACAGGTTGATACTTATATCCCAACTCCAGAACGTGAAGTTGACAAGCCTTTCTTGATGGCGGTAGAAGATGTGTTCTCCATTACTGGTCGTGGTACTGTGGCAACTGGACGTATTGAGCGCGGTGTTGTTAAGGTGGGTGAAACGATCGCTATTATCGGTATCAGAGACACTCGCACTGCTGCTGTCACTGGCGTAGAAATGTTCCAAAAAACCTTGGATCAAGGTATGGCTGGAGACAATGTTGGTGTGCTTCTTCGTGGTATTGCCAAGGAAGATATCGAACGTGGTATGGTTTTGGCTAAACCTGGTTCAATTACTCCTCACACCGAGTTTGAAGGAGAAGTGTATGTCCTAACTAAAGAAGAAGGTGGTCGTCATACTCCTTTCTTCAAAAACTATCGTCCTCAGTTTTACGTTCGTACTACTGACGTAACTGGTACGATTACTGACTACACTTCTGATGATGGTAGCGCAGTAGAAATGGTCATGCCTGGCGATCGCATTAAAATGAGTGTAGAGCTAATCAATCCCATTGCGATCGAACAAGGAATGCGTTTTGCAATTCGTGAAGGTGGTCGTACTATTGGTGCTGGTGTAGTTTCCAAGATTATTAAGTAG
- a CDS encoding phosphomannose isomerase type II C-terminal cupin domain, whose protein sequence is MSQSTKIKSISNVTEAKFLPTAASGVAATEIRPWGSFTTLEEGAGYKIKRIEVNPGHRLSLQMHHHRSEHWIVVSGTAKVTCGDREMILGSNQSTYVPQCTTHRLENPGVINLVLIEVQNGQYLGEDDIIRFSDDYARQ, encoded by the coding sequence ATGTCTCAATCTACAAAAATAAAATCAATTTCTAACGTAACTGAAGCAAAATTTTTGCCCACTGCTGCATCAGGAGTGGCTGCTACTGAAATTCGCCCTTGGGGTTCGTTTACCACCTTGGAAGAAGGAGCAGGATATAAAATTAAGCGTATTGAAGTAAATCCTGGTCATCGTCTTAGCTTACAAATGCACCATCACCGCAGTGAGCATTGGATTGTGGTTTCAGGTACAGCTAAAGTTACCTGTGGCGATCGAGAAATGATCCTAGGCAGTAATCAATCTACTTATGTTCCTCAATGTACCACCCATAGACTCGAAAATCCTGGGGTGATTAATTTGGTATTGATTGAAGTGCAAAATGGTCAATATTTGGGAGAAGACGATATTATTCGCTTTAGCGATGATTATGCGCGCCAATAG
- the rpsL gene encoding 30S ribosomal protein S12 yields MPTIQQLIRSERSKAQKKTKSPALKECPQRRGVCTRVYTTTPKKPNSALRKVARVRLTSGFEVTAYIPGIGHNLQEHSVVLIRGGRVKDLPGVRYHIVRGTLDTTGVKDRTQSRSKYGTKRPKS; encoded by the coding sequence ATGCCCACTATTCAGCAGCTCATCCGTAGCGAAAGATCAAAAGCCCAGAAAAAGACCAAATCTCCTGCGCTCAAAGAATGCCCTCAACGCCGAGGAGTATGTACTAGAGTTTATACCACCACTCCTAAAAAGCCCAACTCAGCTTTGAGAAAGGTAGCTAGGGTTAGATTGACTTCAGGATTTGAAGTCACAGCCTATATTCCTGGAATTGGACATAACTTGCAGGAACACTCCGTAGTTCTCATTCGAGGAGGTCGTGTCAAAGATCTTCCAGGGGTTAGATATCATATAGTTCGCGGTACTTTGGATACAACTGGAGTAAAGGATAGAACTCAAAGTCGCTCCAAGTATGGTACTAAACGTCCTAAGTCATAA
- the rpsJ gene encoding 30S ribosomal protein S10: MQQQKIRIRLKAFDQRLLDTSCDKIVDTANRTNASAVGPIPLPTKRKIYCVLRSPHVDKDSREHFETRTHRRIIDIYKPSSKTIDALMKLDLPAGVDIEVKL, translated from the coding sequence ATCCAACAACAGAAAATCCGCATTCGTCTCAAAGCCTTTGACCAGCGCTTACTAGATACTTCTTGTGACAAAATAGTTGATACGGCAAATAGAACTAACGCTTCTGCCGTTGGGCCAATTCCTCTACCAACTAAAAGAAAAATTTATTGTGTTTTGCGATCGCCTCACGTCGATAAAGACTCTCGCGAACATTTTGAAACTCGTACTCACCGTCGTATTATTGATATTTACAAACCTTCTTCCAAGACAATTGATGCTTTGATGAAGTTAGATTTACCTGCTGGTGTTGATATTGAAGTTAAGCTTTAA
- a CDS encoding FdhF/YdeP family oxidoreductase: MSIDETPNTGGGIPVIRYWAEKTVSPDGVKIWQKLLHKSACLSCAWGTGGQKGSFVNEEGEILQRCAKSVEAIASELQPATDFDEKYTLKELQELTSQAANNLGRLTHPLILRAGSNRYTKISWNEVYDIAEKAFNQPAQRIASYSSGRSSNEAAFLLQIMVRAIGSNNLADCSDLCHAASTVGLKQMFGSGTSMVSLASLKGADCLVLIGSNAPANHPRLLNELIKLRDRGGKVIIINPMIEVGLVKFASPAFPLKSMLAGGSAISSLYLQPIPGSDVALFVGIQKSVIEQNLVKFDFLQNYSENWQSIVQQAQTTSWETITSTCGISQAEITIAAQIIGTSSAVVFAWAMGVTQQENGVDNIFSIANTALLTGNVGKPGAGTMPIRGHSNVQGFGSMGVTVNLKQEIQQALEQLFERPLSRVNGYDTRALITAAERANVDTLFCLGGNLYAANPDLKQAQRALGQIETIFYVATKPNLGHFHGLAQQNTLILPVFTRFENPHKTTTESGNNFVRLNEPGRTHLRQGNLISEVELITQIAQRVLGEHPVDWRQLQNPKYIRQLIAKTIPGYEKIGEIDRTGEEFTIAGRIFDRPQFATPTGKAKMFVTTLPKLNVPTKTDFGVAESTPGIILILGTGRSYAQHNTVVYQPGDYYRGMPHRNCILINCQDAQAARFSEHQRVTVQGDAGKLTDVEVIFGQIRQGAAMMFYPEVNAIFKAKIDRHSGTPAYKRVPVFVYSENNQ; this comes from the coding sequence ATGAGCATTGACGAAACACCAAATACAGGAGGTGGCATACCCGTAATTCGCTATTGGGCAGAAAAAACCGTTTCCCCAGATGGCGTAAAAATTTGGCAAAAATTGCTCCACAAAAGTGCTTGTCTTTCTTGTGCTTGGGGAACAGGGGGGCAAAAAGGGAGTTTCGTTAACGAAGAGGGGGAAATATTACAGCGTTGTGCCAAAAGTGTCGAAGCGATCGCCTCAGAACTACAGCCAGCGACTGATTTCGACGAAAAATATACCCTAAAAGAGCTTCAGGAATTAACCTCCCAAGCAGCCAATAATTTGGGTAGATTAACTCATCCTTTAATTTTGCGTGCTGGAAGTAATCGCTACACCAAAATTTCTTGGAACGAAGTATATGACATTGCCGAAAAAGCATTTAATCAACCAGCTCAAAGGATTGCATCTTATAGTTCTGGTAGGTCATCGAACGAAGCAGCATTTTTACTACAGATAATGGTGCGAGCGATCGGTTCTAATAATCTGGCAGACTGTTCCGACTTGTGCCACGCAGCCTCTACAGTGGGGTTGAAACAGATGTTTGGTTCTGGAACATCAATGGTCAGTTTAGCTAGCCTAAAAGGAGCAGATTGCCTAGTTTTAATTGGTTCTAACGCACCAGCTAACCATCCTCGATTGTTGAACGAGTTAATTAAACTGCGCGATCGCGGGGGGAAAGTGATTATCATTAATCCGATGATTGAGGTTGGGTTGGTCAAATTTGCCTCTCCAGCTTTCCCTCTTAAATCTATGCTGGCTGGCGGTTCGGCAATCTCTTCTCTATATCTACAACCAATTCCTGGTAGCGATGTAGCTTTATTTGTGGGTATTCAGAAATCCGTAATTGAACAAAATTTAGTCAAATTCGATTTTTTGCAAAACTACAGCGAAAATTGGCAAAGTATTGTTCAACAAGCCCAAACTACTTCTTGGGAAACCATCACCTCTACCTGTGGTATTTCGCAAGCTGAAATCACTATCGCTGCTCAAATAATCGGGACATCTTCGGCGGTAGTATTTGCCTGGGCGATGGGAGTCACCCAACAGGAAAACGGTGTCGATAATATTTTTAGTATTGCCAATACTGCTCTGTTAACGGGCAACGTGGGCAAACCAGGAGCGGGAACTATGCCAATTCGCGGACATTCTAATGTTCAGGGATTTGGTTCGATGGGAGTCACTGTTAACCTCAAACAAGAGATTCAGCAAGCTTTAGAGCAGCTTTTTGAACGTCCTTTAAGTAGAGTTAATGGATATGATACCAGGGCATTAATTACAGCTGCGGAGCGGGCAAATGTGGATACTTTGTTTTGTTTAGGGGGAAATCTCTACGCAGCCAACCCAGATTTAAAGCAAGCACAACGAGCTTTGGGACAAATTGAAACCATTTTTTATGTAGCAACGAAACCGAATCTAGGTCATTTTCACGGTTTAGCACAGCAGAATACGCTTATTTTGCCTGTCTTTACGCGGTTTGAAAATCCCCATAAAACAACTACAGAATCGGGTAATAATTTTGTCCGTCTCAATGAGCCAGGAAGAACCCACCTGCGCCAGGGAAATTTGATTTCCGAGGTGGAGTTGATTACTCAAATTGCCCAGCGAGTTTTAGGAGAACATCCTGTAGATTGGCGCCAACTTCAGAATCCAAAATACATTCGCCAACTAATTGCCAAGACAATTCCTGGATACGAAAAAATTGGCGAAATCGATCGTACTGGAGAAGAATTTACGATCGCAGGGAGGATTTTTGATCGACCTCAATTTGCCACACCTACAGGTAAAGCCAAGATGTTTGTGACAACTTTACCTAAATTAAATGTACCCACTAAGACAGATTTTGGTGTAGCAGAATCAACCCCAGGAATTATCTTAATTTTGGGTACAGGCAGAAGTTATGCTCAGCATAATACTGTAGTTTACCAACCTGGAGATTACTATCGCGGAATGCCTCACCGCAATTGCATTTTAATCAATTGCCAAGATGCTCAAGCAGCCAGATTCTCAGAACATCAACGGGTTACAGTACAAGGTGATGCGGGTAAATTGACAGATGTGGAAGTGATTTTTGGCCAGATTCGCCAGGGAGCAGCAATGATGTTCTATCCCGAAGTTAATGCCATTTTTAAAGCTAAAATCGATCGACATTCTGGTACACCAGCTTATAAAAGAGTGCCTGTATTTGTTTACTCAGAAAATAATCAATAG
- the rpsG gene encoding 30S ribosomal protein S7, giving the protein MSRRSSNKKRPVPPDPVYNSRLLSMTIRRIMRSGKQSLAARIIYDAMEIIGERTGNAPIEVFEQAIKNLTPLVEVKARRVGGATYQVPMEVRQGRGTTLALRWLIQFSRSRGGRTMATKLASEIMDAANETGGAMKKRDETHRMAEANKAFAHYRY; this is encoded by the coding sequence ATGTCTCGTCGTTCTAGCAATAAAAAACGCCCAGTTCCCCCAGATCCCGTCTACAATAGTCGCCTACTCAGCATGACAATCAGAAGAATTATGCGCAGTGGCAAACAGTCTTTGGCAGCCCGCATCATTTATGATGCCATGGAGATTATTGGGGAGAGAACTGGGAATGCTCCAATTGAAGTGTTTGAGCAAGCCATCAAAAATCTTACTCCTTTAGTAGAGGTCAAGGCACGCCGAGTTGGTGGTGCAACTTATCAAGTCCCCATGGAGGTTAGACAGGGTAGAGGAACAACTTTAGCTTTACGCTGGTTGATTCAGTTTTCCCGCTCAAGAGGTGGACGTACTATGGCGACTAAGCTTGCCAGTGAAATTATGGACGCTGCTAATGAAACAGGTGGCGCAATGAAAAAAAGAGATGAGACTCATCGGATGGCAGAAGCAAATAAAGCTTTTGCTCACTATCGCTATTAA
- a CDS encoding iron-sulfur cluster assembly accessory protein, translating into MVNISPAAVAEIKRIKLNRKIPDAYLRLVVKSGGCLDFFYDLQFESGVEIDHQTNKSDRLIEIDGISLVVDTQSWKYVEFLKLDYAEDLMGGGFRFNNPQNHKTCGCGISFPKPVSNSPVEKVS; encoded by the coding sequence ATGGTTAATATTAGTCCCGCAGCAGTAGCGGAAATTAAGCGCATTAAGCTTAATCGCAAGATTCCAGATGCTTACCTGAGACTCGTTGTTAAGTCAGGGGGGTGTCTGGATTTTTTTTACGATTTGCAATTTGAATCTGGAGTTGAAATAGATCATCAAACTAACAAAAGCGATCGCCTAATCGAAATCGATGGCATCAGTTTGGTGGTCGATACTCAGTCTTGGAAATATGTAGAATTTTTAAAACTGGACTATGCAGAAGATTTGATGGGGGGAGGTTTTCGCTTTAACAATCCGCAAAACCACAAAACTTGTGGCTGTGGAATTTCTTTCCCCAAACCTGTTAGCAATTCGCCTGTGGAAAAAGTTAGCTAG
- the fusA gene encoding elongation factor G produces MGRNIPLERVRNIGIAAHIDAGKTTTTERILFYTGIAYKMGEVHDGAATMDWMQQEQERGITITAAAISTSWKDYKINIIDTPGHVDFTIEVERSMRVLDGVIAVFCSVGGVQPQSETVWRQANRYNVPRIAFINKMDRTGANFFKVHEQIRERLQANAVPIQIPVGNEAEFAGIVDLVRMKAIIYKDDLGKEIEETDIPEQLEAQAKEYRAMLIESLAETNEALLEKFMMEEEFSEAEIKSAIRQGTIDGSIMPVLCGSAFKNKGVQDLLDAVVDYLPAPPEVPAITGHLPNGEQAVRHSDDNEPFAALAFKIASDKFGRLTFIRVYSGVLAKGTYVYNSTKQKKERISRLVVLKSNERIEVDELRAGDLGAIVGLKLATTGDTLCDDENPIILESLYVPEPVISVAVEPQTKSDVEKLSKALQTLSDEDPTFRVSTNPETNQTVIAGMGELHLEILVDRMLREFSVEATVGKPQVAYRETIRRSGKGVGKYIKQSGGKGQYGHAVLEVEPAEPGSGFEFVSKIVGGTIPKEFIPPIEQGVKQTCESGILSGYPLIDIKVTLVDGSYHDVDSNEMAFKVAGSMAVRDAVNQAAPVVLEPMMKVEVEVPEDYLGDVIGDLNSRRGNIEGMNSDSGIAKIDAQVPLAKMFGYATDIRSKTQGRGIFSMEFSEYSDVPQNEAEAIIARNKGNTFV; encoded by the coding sequence GTGGGACGTAACATCCCTCTTGAGCGAGTACGAAATATTGGTATTGCAGCTCATATAGATGCGGGTAAAACAACAACAACAGAACGGATTCTTTTCTACACTGGCATCGCCTATAAAATGGGCGAGGTTCATGATGGTGCTGCGACAATGGATTGGATGCAGCAAGAGCAGGAGAGAGGAATCACAATAACTGCCGCTGCGATCAGCACTAGCTGGAAAGACTACAAGATTAACATTATTGACACTCCTGGACATGTAGACTTCACGATTGAAGTGGAGCGTTCGATGCGAGTTCTTGATGGTGTAATTGCTGTTTTTTGTTCTGTTGGTGGTGTGCAACCTCAGTCTGAAACCGTATGGCGACAGGCAAATAGGTACAATGTGCCAAGAATTGCTTTCATTAATAAAATGGATCGCACGGGAGCAAACTTTTTTAAAGTTCATGAGCAAATTAGAGAGCGGCTTCAGGCAAACGCAGTTCCAATTCAAATTCCTGTTGGTAACGAAGCTGAATTTGCGGGAATTGTCGATCTTGTGCGGATGAAAGCGATTATCTACAAAGATGACCTGGGCAAAGAAATTGAAGAAACCGATATTCCTGAGCAGCTTGAAGCTCAAGCCAAAGAATATAGAGCGATGTTAATTGAGTCGCTGGCAGAAACAAACGAAGCACTTCTCGAAAAGTTCATGATGGAGGAGGAGTTTAGCGAAGCCGAAATCAAGTCGGCAATTCGTCAGGGAACTATTGACGGTTCGATTATGCCAGTATTATGTGGCTCTGCATTTAAAAATAAAGGAGTGCAAGATCTATTAGACGCGGTAGTAGATTACTTACCTGCTCCTCCAGAAGTTCCAGCGATTACTGGTCATCTACCTAATGGAGAGCAAGCTGTCAGACATTCTGATGACAATGAGCCTTTCGCTGCATTAGCTTTTAAAATTGCTAGCGATAAATTTGGTCGTTTGACTTTTATTCGAGTATACTCAGGAGTTTTAGCCAAAGGAACTTACGTTTATAATTCGACCAAGCAAAAGAAAGAGCGAATTTCTCGCTTAGTAGTATTGAAATCTAATGAGCGTATTGAAGTTGATGAGCTGAGAGCAGGAGATCTAGGGGCAATAGTCGGACTTAAGCTAGCAACCACAGGTGACACTTTGTGCGATGATGAAAATCCGATTATTTTAGAGTCTCTATATGTTCCTGAACCAGTAATTTCGGTCGCAGTTGAACCTCAAACCAAGAGTGATGTAGAAAAGCTGTCAAAAGCTTTACAAACTCTCTCTGATGAAGATCCTACCTTTCGCGTTAGCACTAATCCTGAAACTAATCAGACTGTGATTGCGGGAATGGGTGAACTTCATTTAGAAATCTTAGTAGATCGTATGCTAAGAGAATTCAGCGTTGAGGCTACCGTCGGAAAACCTCAAGTCGCCTATCGAGAAACAATTCGTCGTAGCGGCAAAGGAGTTGGAAAATACATCAAGCAAAGTGGCGGGAAAGGCCAATATGGTCATGCCGTCTTAGAAGTAGAACCCGCAGAACCAGGTTCGGGGTTTGAGTTTGTTTCTAAAATTGTTGGTGGTACAATTCCCAAGGAATTTATTCCGCCAATTGAGCAAGGGGTGAAACAAACCTGCGAATCTGGTATCTTGTCAGGATACCCTTTGATTGATATCAAGGTGACATTAGTTGATGGTTCTTACCACGATGTAGACTCTAACGAGATGGCTTTCAAGGTGGCTGGCTCTATGGCAGTTAGGGATGCAGTCAATCAGGCTGCTCCTGTGGTGTTGGAGCCGATGATGAAAGTTGAAGTCGAAGTTCCCGAAGATTATTTGGGAGACGTAATTGGCGACTTGAACTCACGTCGAGGCAACATTGAAGGCATGAATTCTGACAGTGGCATAGCCAAAATTGATGCTCAAGTTCCTTTAGCAAAAATGTTTGGTTATGCTACAGATATCCGTTCCAAAACCCAAGGACGAGGTATCTTCTCAATGGAGTTCAGCGAATATAGTGATGTTCCTCAGAATGAAGCTGAGGCAATTATCGCCAGAAATAAAGGGAACACTTTTGTTTAA